AGCTAATTAATGTTTAAAGATAATTGATGCGGACTAACCGGTCATTTTTGTTGAGAATTTTGCTGTTTTTTTCTCATGGAATCTCCTTTCAGATTAAGCTGTATTGATTTCTGAATAATTCTATCACAAATAGCATCGGCAATGGTCGGATCAGGCATACGTTTATGCCATGATTGGACCGGATATTGAGTAGTTACGACGATAGAACCCGTCTGCTCTTTCTGTTCAATAATATCCATTAGCATTTCTGCCTCTTTAATATCTGTTGCATTCATTAGGAAATCATCAATAATAATGACTTTGATTTTTGAGAGTTTGGCAAGAAATTTGAGATATTGTCCAGTACCTTTTGCTGTGTGAATTTCTTCAAAAAGCAAAGCATATCTGATTTTCCATACCGGATAACCCATCGTGCAGGCACGATAGCCTATTGCTTCAGCTACATAACTTTTACCGCTTCCGGTTGGACCCGTCAATATGACATTACGGTTACTCTCTATCCAGTCAGTAGAAGTAAATAACATGATGTCCTTTTT
This genomic stretch from Fibrobacter sp. harbors:
- a CDS encoding ATP-binding protein codes for the protein MHLQTVVDQLRSMRLTTMAESLLTRIKNNETDALEPSEFVALLVEDEYCARQRRKLQRMIGRANFKPDQATIENILYEQNRGFTKKDIMLFTSTDWIESNRNVILTGPTGSGKSYVAEAIGYRACTMGYPVWKIRYALLFEEIHTAKGTGQYLKFLAKLSKIKVIIIDDFLMNATDIKEAEMLMDIIEQKEQTGSIVVTTQYPVQSWHKRMPDPTIADAICDRIIQKSIQLNLKGDSMRKKQQNSQQK